The DNA segment CCGCGGTGCCGGTGTTGCCCTGGGCGCTCTGGTATTCCCACTTCAGGCTCTTGTCGGCGTCATAGCCGGCCGCCTTCAGTTCGGCGCGCACGCCGTCGCGGATGGCGTCCAGCGCGGGGTGGTCGACGATCGACAGCACCTTGACGGTCTGGGCTTGCACGGCACCGCCGTACAGCAGGGCCAGCGCCACGGCGCCGCCCAGGATCGACTTGGTTGCTGCGAGACCCTTGATGGACTTCATTGTCTGTTCTCCCCCGAATGCTCGGTTCTGGATGAATGCGGCCGCGGATGGTTCGGTCCGCTGTCCTGGCGCGCGTCCGCGCACTGGCGGACGGTGCCGGTCCGGGGCGTGCGCGGCGGCTTCCTGCGGCGGGAGGGAGCGTGCGCGGGCGCGTCGGATGCGACAGCGATAAGCCTGCGAGGATACCACTTCTCGCGCACGAAATGCGTAGTCATCATGCCAAAGCGCGGCATCCGATGCTGTCAGACGCCCGCTATCGGCCATCCAGGCGCATATTATTGCGCGGGATTCGTGATTTCCTTGTGGATTACCCCGATTGCGGCGATCACATCTTCATGCAATTGCGCATCCCAGGCGTCGAGGTTTTCCTCGAGCTGGGCCAGGGTGGTGGCGCCGATGATGGTGCTGGCCGCGAACCAGCGCGAGTAGCACCAGGCCAGGGCCAGCGTGGCAGGGGTCATCCCGGCACTTCTGGCCAGTTCGACGTAGCGCGCCGACGCTGCCATGGTCTCGGGGCGCATGTAGCGCGGGCTCCAGTCGGGCGAGAAGCGCGACAGCCGGCCCTTGGCCTCGGGCTTGAACACCGGGCGGGCCATGTCGCCTGCCAGGTACTTGCCAGTCAGTTGCCCGAACGCCAGCGGGCTGTACACCAGCAGGCTGACGCCGGTGCGGAAGCAGGCCTCATCCAGCCCCTGCTCATAGCTGCGGTTGACCAGGTTGTACGGGTTCTGGATGGTGGCGATGCGCGGCAGGCCATGCTGCCCGGCCAGGCGCACGAACTCGGCCACGCCCCACGGCGTTTCGTTGGACACGCCGACATAGCGGATCTTGCCCGCCTTGACCAGTTCGCCCATCACTTCGAGCTGCGCCTGGATCGAGGTGCATTCGCGCTCTTTCTGCGGGTCGAAGCTCAGCTGGCCGAAGATCGGCGCATTCCGTGCCGGCCAGTGGATCTGGTAGAGGTCGATGTAGTCGGTCTGCAGCCGGCGTAGCGATTCATCCACCGCGGCGCGGATGCCGGCCGGGGTCAGGTCGTCGCCGTTGCGGATCCAGGGCATGCGGCCCGGGCCCGCCACCTTGGTCGCGAGCACCACGTGGTCGCGTGGCTGGCGCTTCAGCCAGGTGCCGACGATGCGCTCGGTCTGGCCGTAGGTCTCGGCGCACGGCTTGACCGGATACATCTCGGCCGTGTCGATAAAGTTCACGCCGCGCGAGAAGGCGTAGTCGAGCTGGCTGTGGCCGTCGGCTTCGGTGTTCTGCTCGCCGAAGGTCATGGTGCCCAGGCAGATGCGCGATACCTGCAGGTCGCTGTGACCGAGTCGGATGGTTTCCATGGCGTTTCCAGTGGGGGCGATGGAGAGGGCTTAGCGACGCAGCGCCGCGGCGCAGTCGCGCACCAGCGCCGGGCCGCGGTAGATCAGGCCGCTGTAGACCTGCACCAGCTTCGCCCCGGCGTCGATCTTGGCGCGCGCATCGGCGCCGCTGAAGATGCCGCCCACGCCGATGATCGGCACCGCATCGCCGACCACGGCGTGCAGCGCGCGCACCACGCGCGTGGAGGCCTCGAACACGGGTCGCCCCGACAGGCCGCCGGCTTCCTCGGCATGCGGCAGGCCCTTGACCGCCTCGCGCGAGATGGTGGTGTTGGTGGCGATCACGCCGTCGATCTTGTGGCGCACCAGCGCGTCGCCGATATTGCCGACCTGGTCGGCATCGAGGTCCGGCGCGATCTTCAGCGCCAGCGGCACGTAGCGCTTGTGCTGGTCGGCCAGGCGCTGCTGCGCGTCCTTCAGCGTCGACAGCAGGCTGTCCAGCTCGCTGGCGCCTTGCAGCTGGCGCAGGTTCTTGGTGTTGGGCGACGAGATATTGACCGTCACATAACTAGCATGCGGGTAGACGCGCTCCAGGCAGTACAGGTAGTCGTCGTTGGCGCGCTCGATCGGGGTGTCGGCATTCTTGCCGATGTTCAGCCCCAGCACGCCACCCTCGGCCTTCCAGCGCGATGCCTTGACGTTGGCGACAAAGGCATCGACGCCGCCGTTATTGAAGCCCATGCGGTTGATCAGCGCATCCGCCTGCGGCAGGCGGAACATGCGCGGGCGCGGGTTGCCCGGCTGCGCGCGCGGCGTGACCGTGCCCACCTCGACAAAGCCGAAACCGAGCGCGGCCAGCCCGTCGATATAGGCGCCGTCCTTGTCCAGTCCCGCGGCCAGCCCGACCGGGTTGGGGAAGCGCACGCCCATCACGGTGCGGGGATCGTCGGCGATCTTGTTGCCGATACAGCCGCCCAGGCCCATGCGGTGGGCGCGCAGCAGGTTGTTCAGCGTGAAATGGTGGGCGTCCTCGGCAT comes from the Cupriavidus sp. P-10 genome and includes:
- a CDS encoding aldo/keto reductase; the encoded protein is METIRLGHSDLQVSRICLGTMTFGEQNTEADGHSQLDYAFSRGVNFIDTAEMYPVKPCAETYGQTERIVGTWLKRQPRDHVVLATKVAGPGRMPWIRNGDDLTPAGIRAAVDESLRRLQTDYIDLYQIHWPARNAPIFGQLSFDPQKERECTSIQAQLEVMGELVKAGKIRYVGVSNETPWGVAEFVRLAGQHGLPRIATIQNPYNLVNRSYEQGLDEACFRTGVSLLVYSPLAFGQLTGKYLAGDMARPVFKPEAKGRLSRFSPDWSPRYMRPETMAASARYVELARSAGMTPATLALAWCYSRWFAASTIIGATTLAQLEENLDAWDAQLHEDVIAAIGVIHKEITNPAQ
- a CDS encoding quinone-dependent dihydroorotate dehydrogenase → MLNALYPLFRPALFSMDAEDAHHFTLNNLLRAHRMGLGGCIGNKIADDPRTVMGVRFPNPVGLAAGLDKDGAYIDGLAALGFGFVEVGTVTPRAQPGNPRPRMFRLPQADALINRMGFNNGGVDAFVANVKASRWKAEGGVLGLNIGKNADTPIERANDDYLYCLERVYPHASYVTVNISSPNTKNLRQLQGASELDSLLSTLKDAQQRLADQHKRYVPLALKIAPDLDADQVGNIGDALVRHKIDGVIATNTTISREAVKGLPHAEEAGGLSGRPVFEASTRVVRALHAVVGDAVPIIGVGGIFSGADARAKIDAGAKLVQVYSGLIYRGPALVRDCAAALRR